A region from the Kineothrix sp. IPX-CK genome encodes:
- a CDS encoding DNA (cytosine-5-)-methyltransferase, producing MTFLDLFAGIGGFRRGLERSGHTCVGHVEIDKYANKSYMALYELAPCPYREDAGSNFSMMCKPEVRKNCDGTNCKGEWYAKDIKQIRAGEIPKAEIWTFGFPCTDLSIAGRMEGLRGSRSGLFFTVVGLLKSTSPENRPQRLIVENVKHLLSSENGGAFTTVLAELWEAGYDCEWQAVNSKHFGVPQHRERVYLVGHFGGIRGRKVFPIGGANTAPVKQLIGGSQGKRVYDINGVSVTLTAEGGGFAGRTGLYAVSVNRREGITGAINQARTLTASDARGLNRNQDQNAVLSEIAPCAAFIDLSIEPKITETARCIRARQYSGIGNHRGETSGIFLCHGHPDCVMAVLTPDRKEKRQNGRRFKEPGEPSFTLTTQDQHGILLCCCEGWKDGLPIREDKKDGCTMAYPGDGINLAYPNSHRSRGRVGRQCSQTLMTSGSMGVLLCCRIRRLTPKECWRLQAFEDYLFERAKAAGISDAQLYRQAGNAVTVNIVYEIGARLPGGCL from the coding sequence TGTCGAAATTGATAAATACGCAAACAAAAGCTATATGGCACTGTACGAGCTTGCACCCTGCCCTTACCGGGAGGATGCAGGCTCTAATTTTTCTATGATGTGTAAACCGGAGGTGAGAAAAAACTGTGATGGAACAAACTGCAAAGGCGAATGGTACGCCAAGGACATTAAGCAAATCCGAGCAGGAGAAATTCCAAAAGCTGAAATCTGGACTTTTGGCTTTCCTTGCACTGACCTTTCCATTGCAGGACGCATGGAAGGTCTTAGAGGAAGCCGAAGCGGACTGTTTTTTACAGTCGTTGGCCTGCTCAAAAGCACGAGTCCCGAAAATCGACCCCAGCGGCTTATCGTTGAGAATGTTAAGCATCTGCTGTCAAGCGAGAATGGCGGGGCATTTACCACCGTTCTCGCTGAACTATGGGAAGCTGGGTATGACTGTGAATGGCAGGCCGTCAATTCAAAGCATTTCGGCGTTCCCCAGCACAGGGAGCGAGTGTACCTTGTTGGACATTTTGGAGGAATCCGTGGACGAAAGGTATTTCCTATCGGCGGAGCAAACACGGCGCCTGTTAAGCAGCTTATCGGAGGAAGCCAAGGAAAACGGGTCTACGACATAAACGGTGTTTCTGTTACCCTGACAGCGGAGGGCGGCGGATTTGCCGGACGCACAGGGCTTTATGCCGTATCAGTCAACCGCAGGGAGGGTATTACCGGGGCTATTAACCAAGCCCGCACTTTGACCGCCAGCGATGCCCGTGGCCTAAACCGTAATCAGGATCAAAATGCGGTCTTGTCAGAAATCGCTCCTTGCGCGGCGTTCATTGATTTAAGTATAGAGCCGAAAATCACGGAAACCGCCCGGTGCATTCGGGCAAGGCAGTATTCGGGCATTGGCAACCACCGGGGGGAAACCTCCGGTATCTTTTTGTGCCATGGACACCCTGATTGTGTGATGGCTGTCCTTACCCCCGACCGCAAAGAAAAGCGGCAGAACGGCAGGCGGTTTAAGGAACCGGGAGAACCCAGTTTCACCCTGACAACCCAGGATCAGCACGGTATTTTGCTTTGCTGCTGTGAGGGCTGGAAAGATGGCCTGCCTATCAGGGAGGATAAAAAAGACGGCTGCACAATGGCGTATCCCGGCGACGGAATCAATCTGGCCTACCCCAACAGCCACCGAAGCAGGGGGCGTGTCGGGCGCCAGTGTTCTCAAACCCTGATGACCAGTGGGAGCATGGGCGTTCTTTTGTGCTGCCGCATCCGCAGGCTGACGCCGAAAGAGTGCTGGAGGCTGCAAGCCTTTGAGGACTACCTGTTCGAACGTGCAAAAGCGGCAGGCATCAGCGATGCCCAGCTTTACCGGCAGGCTGGAAATGCCGTTACGGTTAATATTGTCTATGAGATTGGGGCGCGTCTGCCGGGTGGCTGCCTATGA
- a CDS encoding MT-A70 family methyltransferase — translation MRFSVLYVDPPWSYKVYSQKGQGRSAENHYHTMSAEDIYNLDVAGIADKDCVLFLWVTFPCLLEGLKAIERWGFTYKTLGFCWVKRCKKQQKKWFWGLGFWTRANPELCLIASRGRPKRLSKAVHCIVDTPVEYHSKKPDEVRRRIEQLMGDVPRAELFARQQHDGWVCLGDEIDGLDIREAITQVKEMEG, via the coding sequence ATGAGGTTTTCTGTTCTTTATGTAGATCCACCGTGGTCTTATAAGGTTTATTCCCAAAAGGGACAGGGGCGCAGCGCCGAAAACCATTACCATACCATGAGCGCCGAGGACATTTATAACCTTGATGTGGCAGGGATTGCAGATAAGGACTGTGTGCTGTTTCTGTGGGTGACATTCCCTTGTCTGCTGGAGGGGCTAAAAGCCATTGAGCGTTGGGGGTTTACTTACAAAACCCTCGGCTTTTGCTGGGTCAAGCGGTGCAAAAAACAGCAGAAAAAATGGTTTTGGGGACTTGGCTTTTGGACGAGAGCCAACCCCGAACTGTGCCTGATCGCATCGAGGGGCAGGCCGAAACGCTTATCCAAAGCGGTTCACTGCATTGTGGATACGCCGGTGGAATACCATAGCAAGAAACCGGATGAGGTGCGCCGCCGTATTGAACAGCTCATGGGGGATGTTCCCCGTGCGGAACTGTTCGCAAGACAGCAGCATGACGGCTGGGTGTGCCTTGGTGATGAAATCGACGGCCTTGATATACGGGAAGCTATTACGCAAGTCAAAGAAATGGAGGGATGA
- a CDS encoding A24 family peptidase, with product MKSTALIYGKLLRKSKKWRDDMAFEEHLSPFLACLLLALFAGSLCDMVISRILKQSAPKTAVLSMTVTAVFLCLYEFTPTALRCVLLCQVLMVAGVFDLMTYEIPDCLHLMIAMAGLIHFQPLPALLGFLIVPLPFLIAALKTEKIGGGDVKLMAASGFSLGVTGGIWMMIWGLAIALLWNRAFCREQKSLPLAPFLAFGAFLTLFPT from the coding sequence ATGAAATCGACGGCCTTGATATACGGGAAGCTATTACGCAAGTCAAAGAAATGGAGGGATGATATGGCATTTGAAGAGCACCTCTCACCATTTCTTGCCTGCCTGCTCCTTGCCCTGTTTGCAGGAAGCCTGTGCGACATGGTCATCAGCAGAATATTAAAGCAATCCGCACCGAAAACCGCCGTTCTCAGTATGACTGTGACGGCGGTTTTTCTCTGCTTGTACGAATTTACCCCAACGGCTCTGCGCTGTGTCCTGCTGTGCCAGGTCCTGATGGTGGCCGGGGTCTTTGACCTTATGACCTATGAAATCCCCGACTGTCTGCATTTGATGATTGCCATGGCAGGGCTGATTCACTTTCAGCCCCTGCCTGCGCTTTTGGGGTTTTTAATCGTCCCCTTGCCATTCCTGATTGCCGCACTGAAAACGGAAAAAATCGGCGGCGGTGATGTAAAGCTCATGGCCGCCAGCGGCTTTTCCCTCGGCGTAACAGGCGGTATCTGGATGATGATATGGGGGCTTGCAATCGCCCTGCTTTGGAACCGTGCATTTTGCAGGGAGCAAAAAAGCCTGCCCCTTGCACCCTTTCTTGCTTTCGGGGCATTTCTGACCCTTTTCCCAACTTAA
- the cpaB gene encoding Flp pilus assembly protein CpaB produces the protein MKDLLKNRIVVGLLCIITALIICFGLTPMFNDALKSKVELVRVTTEIKKGDEITAGMITTVETGGYNLPFDVIYQKEDVIGKYANADLYKGDYILKSKLSDTPQLKNEYLSGLDGTNRAISVTIKSFASGLSGKLERGDIVSLIASDVGEARKTLIPDELQYVEIIATTDSSGNDRNIQEQPKGSEDTELASTITVLATPQQARLLAELEQTGKLHAALVYRGGAENAQKFLTEQAKLLEALYPVKSEGLTYETENNDSTVAPAPDSVAGGVSANGNIPDTQD, from the coding sequence ATGAAAGATTTACTCAAAAACAGAATTGTGGTGGGGCTGCTGTGCATTATCACAGCCCTCATCATTTGCTTTGGATTGACGCCCATGTTCAATGACGCCCTTAAATCCAAGGTGGAGCTGGTGCGCGTCACCACTGAAATCAAAAAGGGCGATGAAATTACAGCAGGCATGATTACCACCGTGGAAACCGGCGGCTACAATCTGCCCTTTGATGTGATTTATCAAAAAGAGGATGTCATCGGCAAATACGCCAATGCCGACCTTTACAAAGGCGATTATATTCTGAAAAGCAAGCTCTCGGATACTCCCCAACTGAAAAACGAATATCTCAGCGGGCTGGACGGCACGAACAGAGCTATTTCCGTCACCATCAAGAGCTTTGCATCCGGTTTGTCCGGCAAACTGGAGCGTGGGGATATTGTTTCTCTGATTGCCAGTGATGTGGGAGAAGCACGAAAAACCCTTATCCCCGATGAACTGCAATATGTTGAGATTATCGCCACCACCGACAGCAGCGGTAACGACCGCAATATTCAGGAGCAGCCCAAGGGCAGTGAGGACACCGAGCTTGCCAGCACCATCACCGTTCTTGCAACACCGCAGCAGGCAAGGCTTCTTGCGGAGCTTGAGCAGACAGGAAAACTTCACGCCGCCCTGGTCTACCGTGGCGGTGCTGAGAACGCACAGAAGTTTTTGACCGAGCAAGCCAAGCTGCTGGAGGCCCTGTATCCTGTGAAAAGCGAGGGCTTAACCTATGAAACCGAAAATAATGACAGCACTGTGGCACCGGCTCCCGACAGTGTGGCCGGGGGTGTGTCTGCAAACGGCAATATTCCAGATACACAGGACTAA
- a CDS encoding XF1762 family protein: MLSTGHIELKDANAYVTQHHRHHKAVRGHRFSLACYENGRLCGVAIVGRPRSRRIDQHMTVEVLRLCTDGTRNACSKLYGACRRAARALGYSRLITYILDGETGKSLLASGFSYCYTNKGGSWNQPGRPRTDKAPVCPKHLYEIILNRREDVNCKIS; the protein is encoded by the coding sequence ATGCTCTCCACCGGGCATATAGAGCTAAAGGACGCCAATGCCTATGTGACGCAGCACCACCGCCACCATAAAGCCGTAAGAGGACACCGCTTTTCTCTTGCCTGCTATGAAAATGGCAGGCTCTGCGGTGTTGCCATTGTAGGCAGACCTCGATCACGCCGTATTGACCAGCACATGACCGTGGAGGTTCTGCGGCTTTGTACGGACGGAACACGCAATGCCTGCTCCAAGCTGTACGGAGCCTGCCGCCGTGCGGCGAGGGCATTGGGTTATAGCAGGCTCATCACTTATATTTTGGATGGAGAAACCGGAAAAAGCCTTTTGGCAAGCGGCTTTTCCTATTGCTACACCAATAAAGGCGGGAGCTGGAACCAACCGGGCAGACCGAGAACCGATAAGGCTCCGGTCTGCCCGAAACATTTATATGAAATCATCCTGAATCGAAGGGAGGACGTAAATTGCAAAATATCTTAA
- a CDS encoding ATPase, T2SS/T4P/T4SS family, with product MQNILNIHNNAGLMGGEIRLRPFAEVLKDVQEYITKNYADQLKDDPEQSRTLIGSYIRKYLEEKQLGVDGTEPEELAELLYGEMTGFSFLSKYLYRDDVEEVNINQWDDVKVIYASGEVLPTKESFTSPQHALDVIKRMLHKSGMILDNAKPYVIGHLSNKIRITATSSGIVDEDKGLSVSIRIVNPRKLKKEEFVSYGTATAEMLDMLSVFFNYGVSMCMTGATSSGKTTLMSWILDQIPNDKRLITIEKGCREFDSVKRDESGRVLNNVIHFITKESDDPKQVVSMVKLLELALTMHPDFLVVAEMKSEESLQAIKAANTGHTSLTTIHANGCEDTYYRMAALCKESSSMDDATLMGLATRGFPVVAFAKKLEDNSRRLMEIAECVSVKAGAPMMRTLYRFNITDTLTENGKPKIIGHYEKVHEPSESLCKRLRENGMPLKLQQRLLSA from the coding sequence TTGCAAAATATCTTAAATATTCATAACAATGCGGGCTTGATGGGCGGAGAAATCCGCCTGCGCCCCTTTGCCGAGGTCTTGAAGGATGTGCAGGAGTACATCACCAAGAACTATGCAGACCAGTTAAAAGATGACCCGGAGCAGAGCCGGACGCTGATCGGCAGCTACATCCGCAAATATCTTGAGGAAAAGCAGCTCGGCGTGGACGGTACGGAACCGGAGGAGCTTGCCGAACTCCTGTATGGTGAAATGACCGGCTTTTCCTTTCTCTCTAAGTACCTCTATCGTGATGATGTAGAGGAAGTGAACATCAACCAATGGGACGATGTGAAGGTCATCTATGCAAGCGGCGAGGTACTCCCCACCAAGGAGTCCTTTACCTCACCCCAGCACGCCCTTGATGTCATCAAGCGTATGCTGCACAAGTCCGGCATGATACTGGACAATGCCAAGCCCTATGTGATCGGCCATCTTTCCAATAAAATCCGTATTACCGCCACATCCTCCGGCATTGTGGACGAGGACAAGGGGCTGTCCGTGTCTATCCGTATTGTCAACCCCCGAAAGCTCAAAAAAGAGGAATTTGTCAGCTATGGAACTGCCACCGCCGAAATGCTGGATATGCTTTCGGTGTTTTTTAATTATGGCGTTTCCATGTGCATGACCGGGGCGACTTCCTCCGGCAAAACGACGCTGATGAGCTGGATACTCGATCAGATACCCAACGACAAGCGCCTGATTACCATTGAAAAAGGCTGCCGTGAGTTTGACAGCGTAAAGCGTGATGAATCGGGCAGGGTCCTTAATAATGTCATTCACTTCATTACCAAGGAGTCCGACGATCCCAAACAGGTGGTGTCCATGGTAAAGCTCTTGGAGCTTGCCCTTACCATGCATCCTGATTTTCTTGTGGTGGCGGAAATGAAAAGCGAGGAAAGCCTGCAAGCCATTAAAGCGGCAAACACCGGCCATACCTCCCTGACCACCATTCACGCCAACGGCTGCGAGGATACCTATTACCGCATGGCGGCGCTGTGCAAAGAAAGCAGCTCCATGGATGACGCTACCTTGATGGGACTTGCCACAAGGGGCTTTCCCGTGGTGGCCTTTGCCAAGAAGCTGGAGGACAACAGCCGCCGCCTGATGGAGATTGCCGAATGTGTGAGTGTAAAGGCGGGCGCGCCCATGATGCGTACCCTGTACCGGTTCAATATTACCGATACCCTCACGGAGAATGGAAAGCCCAAAATCATCGGCCACTATGAAAAGGTCCACGAACCGTCTGAGAGCCTGTGCAAGCGGCTCCGAGAAAACGGTATGCCGCTGAAATTACAGCAGCGGCTTTTAAGTGCGTAA
- a CDS encoding secretion protein F — protein MQNMILILFALLLTAGLYLISAELLSVPTYKATKAILGMGKKTRKQARDSDAFIMELAVKLSKILPMDDYKKRKLTAILKSAEIPMTAEVYAAQAIVKAGMIFLGVVPCLLFLPILSPVFVIIGIAVYFTESTKAEKLITARRQDIEYELPRFVSTLVQELKASRDVLSILEHYQKNAGKAMKNELAITTSDMRTGNFEGALTRFEARVSSAMLSDIVRGLIGVLRGDDGVVFFQMLSHDLKQLELQRLKRLAMERPPKIRKFSFLLLGCMLLLYMGVMGYQILGAMSGMF, from the coding sequence ATGCAGAATATGATCTTAATTCTCTTTGCCCTGCTTCTGACCGCAGGGCTTTATCTTATTTCGGCGGAACTTCTCAGTGTACCGACCTATAAGGCAACCAAGGCAATTCTCGGCATGGGTAAAAAGACGAGAAAACAGGCACGGGATTCCGATGCCTTTATCATGGAACTGGCGGTTAAGCTGTCAAAAATCCTGCCCATGGACGACTACAAAAAACGTAAGCTGACCGCAATTCTCAAATCCGCTGAAATCCCCATGACTGCCGAGGTGTATGCGGCACAGGCAATCGTAAAGGCAGGAATGATCTTTTTAGGTGTTGTTCCATGCCTGCTGTTTCTGCCAATCCTGTCGCCGGTGTTCGTGATTATTGGGATTGCCGTGTACTTTACGGAAAGCACCAAGGCGGAAAAGCTCATTACAGCAAGGCGGCAGGACATTGAATATGAGTTGCCCCGCTTTGTGTCTACGCTGGTACAGGAGCTGAAAGCAAGCCGTGATGTGCTTTCTATTTTGGAGCATTATCAGAAGAACGCAGGAAAAGCCATGAAAAACGAGCTTGCCATTACCACCTCGGATATGCGTACCGGTAATTTCGAGGGGGCGCTGACCCGGTTTGAGGCCAGAGTGTCCAGTGCCATGCTGTCAGACATTGTGCGGGGATTGATTGGCGTACTCCGGGGTGACGACGGTGTGGTATTCTTTCAAATGCTCTCCCATGATCTCAAGCAACTGGAATTGCAGAGATTGAAACGGCTGGCTATGGAACGCCCACCGAAAATCCGCAAGTTTTCCTTCCTGCTCCTTGGCTGTATGCTGCTCCTGTATATGGGGGTCATGGGGTATCAGATTCTCGGCGCCATGTCGGGAATGTTTTAG
- a CDS encoding DUF4320 family protein, giving the protein MLRKTLKSKRGEGYLDVAVGILCLLLVVSFAVSLFPVFTTKQQLDIFAAEIVREAEIKGSTSVESRILDMREQTGLDPDIRWDCDYYSGRKVQLNGDIEVVLTDTVDIGFFIFGPFPIELQAKATGKSEVYYK; this is encoded by the coding sequence ATGCTTAGAAAAACACTGAAATCAAAACGAGGCGAGGGCTATTTAGATGTGGCCGTGGGTATTCTCTGCCTGCTGTTGGTGGTATCCTTTGCCGTTTCCCTGTTTCCGGTCTTTACCACAAAGCAGCAGCTTGATATTTTCGCCGCGGAGATTGTGCGTGAAGCGGAAATCAAGGGAAGCACCAGCGTGGAGTCCCGTATCTTGGATATGCGGGAGCAGACCGGCCTTGACCCGGACATCCGCTGGGATTGTGACTATTACAGCGGACGAAAGGTACAGCTTAACGGAGATATTGAGGTGGTTCTGACCGATACGGTGGACATTGGCTTTTTCATCTTTGGTCCGTTCCCCATCGAGCTTCAGGCCAAGGCAACCGGAAAATCCGAAGTCTATTACAAGTAA
- a CDS encoding DUF6550 family protein, with amino-acid sequence MKKSYTAKKKAVITALSLAAVCLAGGLFYYISNMGGQPPETPAESTPPAEVEVFVPEIKPETTPEVKQDGNTSEVTPSETPEQPAPPAGNEPQGQVSKPSDGKPKSPSEAVPPSSPPPANSPKTEPKQEQPQGGEKRSDGAIYVPGFGWVEDSGEENETKTAPNAGTGEPVGDM; translated from the coding sequence ATGAAAAAGAGTTATACAGCCAAGAAAAAAGCGGTTATTACCGCATTGTCCCTTGCGGCAGTCTGCCTTGCAGGAGGACTTTTCTATTACATCAGCAATATGGGAGGTCAACCGCCGGAAACCCCTGCGGAAAGTACTCCCCCTGCCGAGGTTGAGGTTTTTGTGCCGGAGATTAAGCCGGAAACAACGCCAGAGGTCAAACAGGATGGTAACACATCTGAGGTCACGCCGTCAGAAACACCGGAACAGCCTGCGCCGCCTGCCGGCAATGAACCGCAGGGACAGGTAAGCAAGCCGTCTGATGGAAAACCGAAGTCGCCGTCAGAGGCCGTTCCTCCGTCCAGTCCTCCGCCAGCCAATTCTCCTAAAACTGAACCGAAACAGGAGCAGCCGCAGGGCGGAGAAAAGCGTTCAGATGGCGCAATCTATGTTCCGGGATTTGGTTGGGTTGAAGATAGCGGAGAAGAAAACGAAACAAAAACTGCCCCCAACGCCGGAACCGGTGAGCCGGTTGGCGATATGTAA
- a CDS encoding VirB4 family type IV secretion system protein: MLKKQAVQERDIVNSALLNVITPVGLEFTKNSLSVGENLGKIYGLIRYPQKVETEWLSKITNIPSTIVSIGFKPVDNATLINAISRSVVQQRGLAEGAKDPLSRQRAEKAAEDGEKIIMQIDREGETVGLMSVSVMPISKDERTFKKVCRRAESIISVLKCKMRVIPNLQKECFQHISPSFPTNGKIESILQKIVPLSTFVGGFPFASSGFNDGEGYYLALDASGSLVIVDIWRRGSDRTNSNFVIMGNSGVGKSTAIKHIIMSEYMKGTKIIVIDPESEYKDLCYNLGCGGDWVNAVGGAGGRFNPLQVRPSPRDDEQEKEADRLYRDEGYGMNDLALHMKNLEIFFSLYIPSLTDMQKAVLKKSLVELYRNFNITWDTDVAALSPEDFPIFSDLYKLVKEKADTEQDRQAYADLSLLLYDIAEGSDSFIWNGHTTITSESQFVCLDTNALQGTSDNVKRTQYFNLLTYCWEQMSRNREERVLLICDEAYLMIDQKVPQSLVYLRNAMKRARKYEAALAIISHSVIDFLSESIKQYGQALLDIPCYKLLMGTDGPNLKETAKLYDLTEAEQELLLARKRGHALFMVGAKRLHINFEIPDYKMMYMGKAGGR; encoded by the coding sequence ATGCTTAAAAAACAAGCAGTACAGGAACGTGATATTGTAAATTCAGCCCTGCTCAATGTGATTACCCCTGTGGGGCTGGAATTTACCAAGAACAGCCTTTCCGTGGGGGAAAACCTCGGTAAGATTTACGGCCTGATCCGTTATCCTCAAAAGGTGGAAACGGAGTGGCTTTCTAAAATAACCAATATCCCATCAACCATTGTATCCATTGGATTTAAGCCGGTGGACAATGCCACTCTCATCAACGCCATTTCCCGAAGCGTGGTACAGCAGAGAGGACTTGCGGAAGGAGCCAAAGACCCCTTATCGCGCCAGCGTGCGGAAAAGGCTGCCGAGGACGGCGAAAAAATCATCATGCAGATTGACCGTGAGGGGGAAACCGTGGGGCTGATGAGTGTATCCGTCATGCCGATTTCTAAGGACGAGCGTACTTTCAAAAAGGTATGCCGCCGTGCGGAGAGTATCATCAGTGTTCTCAAATGCAAAATGCGGGTCATTCCCAATCTGCAAAAAGAGTGCTTTCAGCATATTTCTCCGTCTTTTCCCACCAATGGAAAAATCGAAAGTATCCTGCAAAAAATCGTACCGCTTTCCACCTTCGTAGGCGGCTTTCCCTTTGCCAGCTCCGGTTTCAATGATGGAGAGGGTTACTACCTTGCACTGGACGCCAGCGGCAGCCTTGTTATTGTTGACATCTGGCGGCGCGGCAGCGATAGGACAAACAGCAACTTTGTCATCATGGGCAATTCCGGGGTAGGCAAAAGCACCGCCATCAAGCATATTATCATGTCGGAATACATGAAAGGCACAAAAATTATTGTAATCGATCCTGAAAGCGAATATAAAGACCTCTGCTATAATCTCGGCTGCGGCGGCGATTGGGTCAACGCTGTGGGAGGCGCCGGTGGCCGTTTTAATCCTCTCCAGGTCCGTCCATCTCCCCGTGATGATGAGCAGGAAAAGGAAGCTGACAGGCTGTACCGTGATGAAGGCTACGGCATGAATGACCTGGCTCTCCACATGAAGAACCTTGAAATTTTCTTCAGCCTTTACATTCCGTCACTGACCGATATGCAAAAGGCGGTTCTCAAAAAGAGCCTTGTGGAGTTGTACCGCAATTTCAATATCACATGGGACACTGATGTGGCGGCACTTTCTCCAGAGGACTTTCCCATCTTTTCCGACCTCTATAAGCTGGTAAAGGAAAAAGCGGATACCGAACAGGACAGGCAGGCTTATGCCGATCTCTCCCTGCTGCTCTATGACATTGCCGAAGGTTCCGACAGCTTCATTTGGAATGGTCACACCACTATTACGAGCGAAAGCCAATTCGTTTGTCTGGATACAAATGCACTGCAAGGAACCAGCGATAATGTTAAACGAACACAGTATTTTAATCTCCTGACCTACTGCTGGGAGCAGATGAGTCGGAACCGGGAGGAACGAGTGCTTTTGATTTGTGACGAGGCTTATTTGATGATTGACCAAAAAGTGCCGCAATCCCTCGTTTATCTGAGAAACGCCATGAAGCGTGCCAGAAAGTATGAAGCAGCCTTGGCTATTATCTCCCACAGCGTTATTGACTTCCTCTCTGAAAGCATCAAGCAGTATGGGCAGGCTCTCCTTGATATTCCTTGCTACAAGCTCCTGATGGGAACAGACGGCCCCAATCTAAAAGAAACGGCCAAGCTATACGACCTCACCGAAGCAGAACAGGAACTTTTGCTGGCTCGGAAGCGAGGACACGCACTCTTTATGGTGGGTGCAAAGCGCCTGCATATTAACTTTGAGATTCCGGATTACAAGATGATGTATATGGGTAAGGCGGGTGGGCGCTGA
- a CDS encoding C39 family peptidase, which produces MAVDPLTAKILTQIAAQAATDEQARKRLLIIILVPAVTFLMLIALILYLITSPFSVLAQWLIGDELSVVEDFQKEYGYNQMLGIHEQDYMDGIGQSYEGIVFTDGGMEVVYYNQLDERWANTMYGTSGTIGEGGCGPTAMSIAISTLTGEPHDPVELANWSVANGHRCEGNGSYHSLIPAAAKGYGLSCKGNLSAQDIVDTLSSGKLVVAIMSKGHFTNSGHFIVLRGVTSEGKILVADPASHKRSQQEWDLSLIINEARKGAAAGGPFWAIGN; this is translated from the coding sequence ATGGCAGTAGACCCATTGACCGCAAAAATATTGACACAGATAGCGGCTCAGGCCGCAACCGATGAGCAGGCACGGAAGCGCCTGCTCATTATTATTTTGGTCCCGGCAGTTACCTTTTTAATGCTCATTGCCTTAATCCTCTACCTGATTACCAGTCCATTTTCCGTACTGGCGCAGTGGCTGATCGGTGATGAATTGTCGGTGGTGGAGGATTTTCAAAAGGAGTATGGCTACAATCAGATGTTGGGTATTCACGAACAGGATTATATGGATGGCATCGGGCAGTCCTACGAAGGAATTGTGTTTACAGACGGCGGCATGGAGGTGGTTTACTACAACCAGCTTGATGAACGCTGGGCGAACACCATGTATGGAACATCCGGCACCATCGGGGAGGGCGGCTGCGGTCCAACAGCTATGTCGATTGCCATATCCACCTTGACAGGAGAACCCCATGATCCCGTGGAACTGGCAAACTGGTCCGTGGCAAACGGACACCGCTGCGAAGGTAACGGCTCCTATCACAGCCTGATACCAGCAGCCGCTAAAGGATATGGACTATCCTGCAAAGGGAATTTGTCCGCACAGGATATTGTGGATACCCTTTCGTCCGGCAAGCTGGTGGTTGCCATTATGAGCAAGGGGCATTTTACAAACAGCGGGCACTTTATCGTCCTCCGGGGTGTTACCAGCGAGGGGAAAATCCTTGTGGCTGACCCTGCCAGCCACAAACGCAGCCAACAGGAGTGGGATCTGTCACTGATAATAAACGAGGCTCGGAAAGGCGCCGCCGCAGGAGGCCCATTTTGGGCGATTGGAAACTGA
- a CDS encoding helix-turn-helix domain-containing protein, producing the protein MMTKQAELKKQAYASNLKSRALSVLIYLIDRSNKDLTCFPAIPTMAKQLHISVSTVKRALKELADAGYIQKEARFRERNRGQSSNLYILLFVEQMPMPDNDNTLAHEDYIEPAITGSVTGEYKAEVIHITFDTLKSETQEKQITTEARTELVSTARSTKKKTTTPVHSEISGMPTFHHLSDKIREAAGQFLPCFTSAFQWTGVGVILQPP; encoded by the coding sequence ATGATGACCAAGCAAGCTGAACTGAAAAAACAGGCGTATGCCAGCAATCTGAAAAGCCGTGCGCTTTCCGTGTTGATTTACCTGATTGACCGGTCCAACAAAGACCTGACCTGTTTTCCGGCCATCCCGACCATGGCCAAGCAGCTTCATATATCTGTATCTACGGTAAAGCGTGCCCTAAAGGAGCTGGCTGACGCAGGCTACATTCAAAAGGAAGCACGTTTTCGTGAAAGAAACCGTGGGCAAAGCTCTAACCTGTATATCCTGCTTTTTGTAGAGCAGATGCCTATGCCCGACAACGATAATACCCTCGCACATGAGGATTACATAGAGCCTGCCATTACAGGATCAGTGACAGGTGAGTATAAGGCCGAGGTGATACATATCACCTTTGATACCTTGAAAAGTGAAACGCAAGAGAAACAGATAACCACAGAGGCGAGAACTGAGCTTGTTTCTACCGCACGTTCCACAAAGAAAAAAACAACCACCCCCGTTCATTCTGAAATATCAGGAATGCCGACCTTCCATCATTTATCAGACAAAATAAGAGAAGCGGCAGGGCAGTTTCTTCCTTGCTTTACATCTGCTTTTCAGTGGACGGGGGTGGGGGTCATTTTGCAGCCCCCTTGA